Proteins encoded by one window of Micromonospora coxensis:
- a CDS encoding DUF3145 domain-containing protein, which produces MPTRGVVYVHSTPLAVCSHVEWAIARVLAAPVNLEWTAQPVDPGARRAECGWTGRPGTGAELAAALRQWPMIRFEVTEEPSPGVDGERFMYVPGRGLFRATVGAAGDIQLGEDRLRGLMAAARAPEALAHALDKALGTAWDAELEPYRYAGDGAPVTLLTRVG; this is translated from the coding sequence GTGCCAACGCGTGGCGTCGTATACGTCCACTCGACCCCGCTCGCCGTGTGCTCACACGTCGAGTGGGCGATCGCGCGCGTCCTCGCCGCGCCGGTCAACCTCGAGTGGACGGCTCAACCCGTCGATCCCGGCGCCCGCCGGGCCGAGTGCGGGTGGACCGGTCGTCCGGGGACGGGCGCCGAACTGGCTGCTGCCCTCCGGCAGTGGCCCATGATCCGTTTCGAGGTGACCGAGGAGCCCAGCCCGGGCGTCGACGGTGAGCGCTTCATGTACGTCCCCGGCCGGGGGCTGTTCCGGGCGACCGTCGGCGCGGCCGGCGACATCCAGCTCGGCGAGGACCGCCTGCGCGGCCTCATGGCCGCCGCCCGCGCACCGGAGGCGCTGGCGCACGCCCTGGACAAGGCGCTCGGCACGGCCTGGGACGCGGAGCTGGAGCCCTACCGGTACGCCGGTGACGGCGCCCCGGTGACCCTGCTCACCCGGGTCGGCTGA
- a CDS encoding carbonic anhydrase: MTPARPGAARTPRAALDALLAGNRRFVSGRPVHGHDVTAAAAVASGDQQPYAVLLGCIDSRVPLEAIFDQTFGSICVIRTGAHVLDRAVRGSIEYVVGQLGVPLVMVLGHERCGAVASAVQALRTGRTPGGSLAYVVDQIAPAVTEVGPDDPAVHPMAVRRHVLRTVAALRADDLLTGPVAAGDVDVVGALYDLATGEVTLLGR; this comes from the coding sequence ATGACCCCTGCACGCCCGGGAGCTGCCCGGACACCCCGGGCCGCGCTGGACGCGCTGCTCGCCGGCAACCGACGGTTCGTCAGCGGCCGGCCGGTGCACGGGCACGACGTCACCGCCGCGGCGGCGGTGGCCTCCGGCGACCAGCAGCCGTACGCCGTGCTGCTCGGCTGCATCGACTCCCGGGTGCCGCTGGAGGCGATCTTCGACCAGACGTTCGGGTCGATCTGCGTGATCCGCACCGGCGCGCACGTGCTCGACCGGGCGGTGCGCGGCTCGATCGAGTACGTGGTGGGCCAGCTCGGGGTGCCGCTGGTGATGGTGCTCGGGCACGAGCGGTGCGGGGCGGTCGCCTCGGCGGTGCAGGCCCTGCGCACCGGCCGGACGCCGGGCGGCTCGCTGGCGTACGTCGTCGACCAGATCGCCCCGGCGGTGACCGAGGTGGGCCCGGACGACCCGGCCGTGCACCCGATGGCGGTACGCCGGCACGTGCTGCGCACGGTGGCCGCGCTGCGCGCCGACGACCTGCTGACCGGGCCGGTCGCGGCGGGCGACGTCGACGTCGTCGGCGCCCTGTACGACCTGGCCACCGGCGAGGTCACCCTGCTCGGCCGCTGA